In one Gemmatimonas aurantiaca genomic region, the following are encoded:
- a CDS encoding sigma 54-interacting transcriptional regulator, with protein sequence MSVNSNNSRSTVGSVSTLLGRSEIMDRVRDLIARVAAARLPVLIEGETGTGKELVAQAIHVASGRRGRFIPFNVCAIPESIFESTLFGHVRGAYTGALDDADGFLVEADRGTAFFDEIGTLAAIAQGKLLRALETGAFRPVGARLDRRSDFRIVAAANLPLMQSVEAGTFRADLAHRLSGCVITLPPLRARREDIGLLVEHFGAQASARTIHFTSEALDVLASLPWPGNVRELRLFVERAALLADGPTIGTRQVQTMLSAATSQSVFPPVSPPARAVHESGPRMFAASDTPGHTDADRVELLRLLDDAGWNTKRLAMRLGIHRSTLYRRMTRLGIAPRRSL encoded by the coding sequence ATGTCCGTCAATTCGAACAATTCGAGGAGTACCGTCGGTTCCGTAAGCACGCTGCTGGGACGCAGTGAAATCATGGATCGCGTCCGCGATCTCATTGCGCGTGTCGCGGCGGCTCGTCTACCGGTGCTCATCGAAGGGGAGACCGGCACGGGGAAGGAACTCGTCGCGCAGGCGATCCACGTGGCGTCGGGGCGCCGCGGTCGTTTCATCCCGTTCAATGTGTGCGCGATTCCCGAGAGCATCTTCGAGAGCACCCTTTTTGGGCACGTCCGTGGTGCATACACCGGCGCACTCGATGATGCCGATGGTTTTCTCGTCGAGGCCGATCGTGGCACCGCGTTTTTCGATGAGATCGGCACACTCGCGGCGATCGCGCAGGGGAAACTGCTGCGCGCTCTGGAGACGGGAGCGTTTCGTCCGGTGGGTGCCCGGTTGGACCGGCGGAGCGATTTCCGTATCGTGGCGGCCGCCAACCTGCCGCTCATGCAAAGTGTCGAGGCCGGAACGTTCCGCGCCGACCTGGCGCATCGGTTGTCGGGGTGTGTGATCACACTGCCGCCACTTCGTGCGCGTCGTGAGGACATCGGTCTGCTCGTCGAACATTTTGGCGCGCAGGCGAGCGCCCGCACGATCCATTTCACGTCGGAGGCACTGGACGTACTGGCCTCGCTGCCGTGGCCCGGCAATGTCCGGGAGCTTCGACTTTTTGTCGAACGGGCCGCGCTGCTCGCCGACGGTCCCACCATCGGCACCCGGCAGGTCCAGACCATGCTCTCGGCTGCCACCTCACAGAGCGTATTCCCACCGGTATCTCCACCGGCGCGCGCGGTACACGAATCCGGACCACGAATGTTCGCCGCGTCCGACACACCGGGCCATACGGATGCCGATCGGGTGGAGTTGCTTCGTCTCCTCGACGACGCAGGCTGGAATACGAAGCGGCTTGCGATGCGGCTCGGCATTCATCGATCCACGCTCTATCGACGCATGACGCGGCTGGGCATCGCACCACGACGATCTCTCTGA